A section of the Callithrix jacchus isolate 240 chromosome 14, calJac240_pri, whole genome shotgun sequence genome encodes:
- the DCTN1 gene encoding dynactin subunit 1 isoform X9, with protein MSAEASARPLRVGSRVEVIGKGHRGTVAYVGATLFATGKWVGVILDEAKGKNDGTVQGRKYFTCDEGHGIFVRQSQIQVFEDGADTTSPETPDSSASKVLKREGTDTTAKTSKLRGLKPKKTTTRRPKPTRPASTGAAGASSSLGPSGSASAGELSSSEPSTPAQTPLAAPIIPTPALTSPGAAPPLPSPSKEEEGLRAQVRDLEEKLETLRLKRAEDKAKLKELEKHKIQLEQVQEWKSKMQEQQADLQRRLKEARKEAKEALEAKERYMEEMADTADAIEMATLDKEMAEERAESLQQEVEALKERVDELTTDLEILKAEIEEKGSDGAASSYQLKQLEEQNARLKDALVRMRDLSSSEKQEHVKLQKLMEKKNQELEVVRQQRERLQEELSQAESTIDELKEQVDAALGAEEMVEMLTDRNLNLEEKVRELRETVGDLEAMNEMNDELQENARETELELREQLDMAGARVREAQKRVEAAQETVADYQQTIKKYRQLTAHLQDVNRELTNQQEASVERQQQPPPETFDFKIKFAETKAHAKAIEMELRQMEVAQANRHMSLLTAFMPDSFLRPGGDHDCVLVLLLMPRLICKAELIRKQAQEKFELSENCSERPGLRGAAGEQLSFAAGLVYSLSLLQATLHRYEHALSQCNVDVYKKVGSLYPEMSAHERSLDFLIELLHKDQLDETVNVEPLTKAIKYYQHLYSIHLAEQSEDCTMQLADHIKFTQSALDCMSVEVGRLRAFLQGGQEATDIALLLRDLETSCSDIRQFCKKIRRRMPGTDAPGIPAALAFGPQVSDTLLDCRKHLTWVVAVLQEVAAAAAQLIAPLAENEGLPVAALEELAFKASEQIYGTPSSSPYECLRQSCKILISTMNKLATAMQEGEYDAERPPSKPPPVELRAAALRAEITDAEGLGLKLEDRETVIKELKKSLKIKGEELSEANVRLSLLEKKLDSAAKDADERIEKVQTRLEETQALLRKKEKEFEETMDALQADIDQLEAEKAELKQRLNSQSKRTIEGLRGPPPSGIATLVSGIAGEEQQRGGVPGQAPGSVPGPGLVKDSPLLLQQISAMRLHISQLQHENTILKGSQMKASLASLPPLHVAKLSHEGPSSELAAGALYRKTSQLLETLNQLSTHTHVVDITRTSPAAKSPSAQLMEQVAQLKSLSDTIEKLKDEVLKETVSQRPGAMVPTDFATFPSSAFLRAKEEQQDDTVYMGKVTFSCAAGLGQRHRLVLTQEQLHQLHSRLIS; from the exons ATGAGTGCAGAGGCAAGCGCCCGGCCTCTGCGGGTGGGTTCCCGTGTAGAGGTGATTGGAAAAGGCCACCGAGGCACTGTGGCCTATGTTGGAGCCACACTTTTTGCCACTGGCAAATGGGTAGGCGTGATTCTGGATGAAGCAAAGGGCAAAAATGATGGAACTGTCCAAGGCAGGAAGTACTTTACTTGTGATGAAGGGCATGGCATCTTTGTGCGCCAATCCCAG ATCCAGGTATTCGAAGATGGAGCGGATACTACTTCCCCAGAGACACCGGATTCTTCTGCATCAAAAGTCCTCAAAAGAG AGGGAACTGATACAACtgcaaagaccagcaaactg CGGGGACTGAAGCCTAAGAAG ACCACAACTCGGCGGCCCAAG CCCACCCGCCCAGCCAGCACTGGGGCGGCTGGGGCCAGTAGCTCCCTGGGCCCCTCTGGCTCAGCGTCAGCAGGTGAACTGAGCAGCAGTGAGCCTAGCACCCCTGCTCAGACTCCACTGGCAGCACCCATCATCCCCACGCCGGCCCTCACTTCTCCTGGAGCAGCACCCCCACTTCCTTCTCCCTCCAAG gaggaggagggactAAGGGCCCAGGTGCGGGACCTGGAGGAAAAACTAGAGACCCTGAGACTGAAACGGGCAGAAGACAAAGCAAAGCTTAAAGAGCTGGAGAAACACAAAATCCAGCTGGAGCAGGTGCAGGAATGGAAGAGCAAAATGCAGGAGCAGCAGGCAGACCTGCAGCGGCGCCTCAAGGAGGCGAGGAAG GAAGCCAAGGAGGCACTGGAGGCAAAGGAACGCTATATGGAGGAGATGGCTGATACTGCTGATGCCATTGAGATGGCCACTCTGGACAAGGAGATGGCTGAAGAGCGGGCTGAGTCCCTGCAGCAGGAGGTGGAGGCGCTGAAGGAGCGGGTGGACGAGCTCACCACTGACTTAGAGATCCTCAAGGCTGAGATTGAAGAGAAGG GCTCAGATGGCGCTGCATCCAGTTATCAGCTCAAGCAGCTTGAGGAGCAGAACGCCCGCCTGAAGGACGCCCTGGTGAG GATGCGGGATCTTTCTTCCTCGGAGAAGCAGGAGCATGTGAAACTCCAGAAGCTCATGGAAAAGAAGAACCAAGAGCTGGAAGTTGTGAGGCAACAGCGGGAGCGTCTGCAGGAGGAGCTGAGCCAAGCAGAGAGCACCATTGATGAGCTCAAGGAGCAG GTGGATGCTGCTCTGGGTGCTGAGGAGATGGTAGAGATGCTGACAGATCGGAATCTGAATCTGGAAGAGAAAGTGCGAGAGTTGAGGGAGACTGTGGGAGACTTG GAAGCGATGAATGAAATGAACGATGAGCTTCAGGAGAATGCACGTGAGACAGAACTGGAGCTGCGGGAGCAGCTGGACATGGCGGGTGCGCGGGTACGTGAGGCCCAGAAGCGTGTGGAGGCAGCCCAGGAGACAGTTGCAGACTACCAGCAGACGATTAAGAAGTACCGCCAGCTGACTGCCcatctacag GATGTGAATCGGGAACTGACAAACCAGCAGGAAGCATCTGTGGAGAGGCAACAACAGCCACCTCCAGAGACCTTTGACTTCAAAATCAAGTTTGCTGAGACCAAGGCCCATGCCAAG GCAATTGAGATGGAATTGAGACAGATGGAGGTGGCTCAGGCCAACCGACACATGTCCCTGCTGACAGCCTTCATGCCTGACAGCTTCCTTCGGCCAGGTGGGGACCATGACTGCGTTCTGGTGCTGCTGCTCATGCCTCGTCTCATTTGCAAG GCAGAGCTGATCCGGAAGCAGGCCCAGGAGAAGTTTGAACTAAGTGAGAACTGTTCAGAGCGGCCCGGATTGCGAGGAGCTGCTGGAGAGCAACTCAGCTTTGCTGCTGGACTGGTATACTCGCTGAGCCTGCTGCAGGCCACACTACACCGCTATGAGCA TGCCCTCTCTCAGTGCAATGTGGATGTGTATAAGAAAGTGGGCAGCCTCTACCCTGAGATGAGTGCCCATGAGCGCTCCTTGGATTTTCTCATTGAACTGCTGCACAAGGATCAACTGGATGAGACTGTCAATGTGGAGCCTCTCACCAAGGCCATCAAGTACTATCAG CATCTGTACAGCATCCACCTTGCCGAACAGTCTGAGGACTGTACTATGCAGCTGGCTGACCACATTAAG TTCACGCAGAGTGCTTTGGACTGCATGAGCGTGGAAGTAGGACGGCTGCGTGCCTTCTTGCAG GGTGGACAGGAGGCTACAGATATTGCCCTCCTGCTCCGGGATCTGGAAACTTCATGTAGTGACATCCGCCAATTCTGCAAGAAGATCCGAAGACGAATGCCGGGGACAGATGCTCCTGGGATCCCAGCTGCACTGGCCTTTGGACCACAG GTATCTGACACACTCCTAGACTGCAGGAAGCACTTGACGTGGGTTGTGGCTGTGCTGCAGGAAGTGGCAGCTGCTGCTGCCCAGCTCATTGCCCCGCTGGCAGAGAATGAGGGGCTACCTGTGGCTGCCCTGGAGGAACTGGCTTTCAAAGCAAGCGAGCAG ATCTATGGGACCCCCTCCAGCAGCCCCTATGAGTGTCTGCGCCAGTCATGCAAGATCCTCATCAGTACCATGAACAAGCTGGCCACAGCCATGCAGGAGGGGGAGTATGATGCAGAGCGGCCCCCCAGCAAG CCTCCACCAGTTGAGTTGCGGGCTGCCGCCCTTCGTGCAGAGATCACAGATGCTGAAGGCCTGGGTTTGAAGCTCGAAGATCGAGAGACAGTTATTAAGGAGTTGAAGAAGTCACTCAAAATTAAG GGAGAGGAGCTAAGTGAGGCCAATGTGCGGCTGAGCCTCCTGGAGAAGAAGCTGGACAGTGCTGCCAAGGATGCAGATGAGCGCATCGAGAAGGTCCAGACTCGGCTGGAAGAGACCCAGGCACTGCTGCGGAAGAAGGAGAA AGAGTTTGAGGAAACAATGGATGCGCTCCAGGCTGACATTGACCAGCTGGAGGCAGAGAAGGCAGAACTAAAGCAGCGGCTGAACAGCCAGTCCAAGCGCACGATTGAGGGACTCCGGGGCCCTCCTCCTTCAGGCATTGCTACTCTGGTCTCTGGCATTGCTGGTG AAGAACAGCAGCGAG GAGGCGTCCCTGGGCAGGCTCCAGGGTctgtgccaggcccagggctgGTGAAGGACTCACCACTGCTGCTCCAGCAGATCTCTGCCATGAGGCTGCACATTTCCCAACTCCAGCATGAGAACACCATCCTCAAG GGATCCCAGATGAAGGCATCCTTGGCATCCCTGCCGCCTCTGCATGTTGCAAAGCTGTCCCATGAGGGCCCTAGCAGTGAGTTAGCAGCTGGAGCGCTGTATCGTAAGACCAGCCAGCTGCTGGAGACGTTGAATCAATtgagcacacacacgcacgtagTAGACATCACTCGCACCAGCCCTG CTGCCAAGAGCCCGTCGGCTCAGCTTATGGAGCAAGTGGCTCAGCTTAAGTCCCTGAGTGACACCATCGAGAAGCTCAAG GATGAGGTCCTCAAAGAGACAGTATCTCAGCGCCCTGGAGCCATGGTACCCACTGACTTTGCCACCTTCCCTTCATCAGCCTTCCTCAGG GCCAAGGAGGAGCAGCAGGATGACACAGTCTACATGGGCAAAGTGACCTTCTCGTGTGCGGCTGGTCTTGGACAGCGACACCGGCTGGTGCTGACCCAGGAGCAGCTGCACCAGCTCCACAGTCGCCTCATCTCCTAA